The nucleotide sequence TGGGCCGTGCCGCTCTACTCGGCGTGGGGCATCCGCGTGCGATTGCACGTGGTCTTCATCCTGATGGTCGTCGGGCAGATCGTGCATTCGCTGTGGCTGGACATCGGCCCGCTCTACACCGCGACGGGGCTGGGCTGTCTCTTTCTGCTCGTACTCCTGCACGAGTACGGGCACTGCTTCACGGCCAGACGCATCGGCGGCGACGCGGACGAAATTGTCATGTGGCCCCTCGGCGGGCTGGCGATGTGCCAGGTGCCCGACGACTGGCGGGCGCACCTCTGGACAGCCCTCGGCGGACCGCTCGTGAACGTCGTCCTGCTTCCCGTGCTGGCAACCGCGGTTTATCTCGCCACGGGAGAGTGGTCCGCGGTCTTTTTCAACCCCTTCAGACCCGAACTCGCGCTCGGCGGCTTTTCGGCATCCAACAGTCTCGTGCTCTGGCTCGTGGTGGCAGCCTGGTGGCTCCACTACATGAACGTCGTGCTCCTCGCTTTCAACCTCCTCGTGCCGATGTTCCCCATGGATGGCGGGCGAATCCTTCAGGCCTCGCTCTGGGCGAGGTCGGGGTACGCGGCATCCATGCGGACGGCCTGCGTCGTTGGGCTGGTCGCCGCCGTCGCTCTCTTCGTCGTCGCGGCGATCGGGCGCGAAACGGTGCTCATGGCGATCGCCCTGTTCGGCGGGCTGGTCTGCTGGTTCGAGCGTCGCCGGCTGGCGCTGGTCGCGGGCGAAGAGAGCGAGTTCGCCTCGTCCCTCCGGGACGAGCCGCCCGAAGAGCCGAGCAGGGCCGACGAACGACGCCGCCAGCGCGAGGCGGAGGAACAGGCCGAGGTTGACCGCATCCTCGCCAAGATCAGCGAGCAGGGAATGGACAGCCTGACGCGGGCCGAGCGCAAGGCTCTCCAGCGGGCGACGGAGCGCAAGCGCACGGGCGGCTAGGATGGGCGACTCGGCGGCCGGGGCAGGGCCGGCGCATCCACGGAACGGAGCGGCGCGGCGCGATGGGCATCTACGACCGTGAATACGCACGACGCGATGGCGGCGGGGGCGGCGTGCCCGGACGGCGTGTCGCTCGCGTCAGCGCGCTCTCCATCAACACCTGGCTCATCATCGTCAACGTCGCAATCCACGTGCTGGCGAACACGGTGCTGTTCCCCTGGCTCTACGAGGTCGGCCACTTCTCCACGAAGAAGGGGTTCCAGGAACTCGAAGTGTGGCGACTGGTCACGTTCCAGTTCCTCCACAGCCCGAGCACGATCTGGCACCTCTTCTTCAACATGTTCGGCCTGTTCGTCTTCGGCGGTCTCGTCGAGCAATACCTCGGTCGAAAAAAATACCTCGCCTTCTACCTCGTCTGTGGCATCTTCGGCGGCCTCGCCTACCTCCTGCTGAATCTGCTCGGGCAGATCCCGGGACTCGCGCTGCCGGGCGTGCTCTTCCACGACGCGGCCACCCCGCTCGTCGGCGCCTCAGCGGGCGTCTTCGGCGTCATCATGGCCTGCGCCTACATCGCCCCGAACACGATCGTTCAACTCATCTTCCCGCCCATCCCGCTCCGGATGAAGTGGTTTGCCTACGGCTACGTCGCGCTGGCCGCGGTCAACCTGCTCGCTGGAGGGGCGAATGCCGGCGGCGATGCGGCTCACCTCGGTGGCGCGGCCGCGGGGTTCTTCTTCATCCGCAACTCGCACCTTCTGCGAGACTTCTTCGACGTGCTGAAGGATTCGCGGCGCGAGGGCGGCTCGCAGCGCGCCGAACGCCGCTCGACCAACGAGGATGAGGTCGGCAGAGTGCTGGAGAAGGTCCGACAAGAGGGCCTTGGAAGCCTGACCGAACGCGAGAAGCGCATCCTTCAGCGCGAAACCGAATCCAAACGCGGCACCAGGTAGGCCGGGTCGGAGTGGCGAATGGGTGGTGCCTTGCGGTTCGAAATCCATGCCCGATCGCGCCGATCCGGTGCACGCGTGGGACGGATCACGACGCCCCACGGATCGTTCGAGACGCCTGCGTTCATGGCCGTCGGCACCAAGGGTACGGTCAAGGGTATCGTGCCGCCGCTGCTGGCCGCGACGGGAACCGAGGTGATGCTCTGCAACACCTTTCACCTGCTGCTCCGCCCGGGCGAGCAGGTCATCCGCTCACTCGGCGGGCTGCATCGCTTCACGGGCTGGGCCGGGCCGATTCTCACCGACTCCGGCGGCTACCAGGCCTACTCGATGGCCGACCGCAATGCCATCGACGACGACGGCGTCACGTTCCGCTCGATCGTGGACGGCGGCAGTGTGCGACTCACGCCCGAGCGGTCGATCGAGGTCCAGAACGCCCTTGGCGCGGACATCATCATGGCCTTCGACGACTGCCCACCCTCGATCGATCCGACGGCCGGCGCGGCCAACCAGACACGCCTCCGACTCGCGGCGGCCCGCGATTCGGCCGGGCAGGGTGAATACGACCACGCCGCTCGTTTGCGCGCAGCGAACGAACGCACGATCCGGTGGCTCGAACGGTGCAGGCAGGCCCACGCCCGCCCGAACGATCAAGCGCTCTTCGGCATCGTGCAGGGCGGCACGGACCTCGACGCGCGGGCGTGGTGTGTCGAGCGTGTCTGCGGCGTGGACCTGCCGGGCTACGCCATCGGCGGGGTCGCAGTCGGTGAAGACCACGCCCGAATTGCCGAGGTCACGGCGTTCACCGCGCCGAGACTGCCGACGGACAAGCCTCGCTATCTGATGGGTGTCGGCTACGAGCGAGACCTCGTAGCGGCGGTGCTCGCCGGCGTGGACATGTTCGACTGCGTCCTGCCGACCCGAAACGGCCGCAACGGTCAGGCCTTCACGCGAACCGGCATCCTCCGTCTTCGCAACGCGGAGCACACGACCGACCCCCAGCCGATCGAGCCGGGATGCGACTGCCCGGCCTGCGACCCGGCCCACCACGGGTGGGGGGCGCCGAAGGGGGACTGTTTCTCTCGGGGCTACATCCGGCATCTGTTCATGGCCGAGGAGATGCTCGGGCCGATCCTGGTCAGCTTGCACAACCTCCGGCTCTTCCAGAGGGTGATGTTTGATATCCGGCGGGCGGTGGTAGAAGATGACTGGCTCTCGCTTGCCCGGGCGTGGCCCCGGGCGGCGGAGGGACTGCCGGCGTCCCTGCGGTCGTAGGGCGAGGCCTTGGTGGTGGGCGTCGAAGGTGACGCTTGGCAGGTGGGTAGCCCCGGTCGGGCCGGATCGATGGCCTTCCGGGGGATGGGAGCCGCAACGGATGGTCGAGAATGCGAGCATCATCGTCCCATGGACCCTGGCCCAGGATGCGGGGGAGGGATACGTGCCCGGTCTCCAGGGAAACGGTTCAGCGGGTCTGCCGCCGGCGGGGCCGCAGGGAGCGCCGCCTTCGATGTTCGGCGGATCGTTCATCTTCATCCTGCTGGGCCTGATGGTGTTCATGCTGGTGATGACTGCGATGCAGGGCCGCAAGGAGAAGCGGCGCGTGGCCGAGATGCTCGCCGCTCTCAAGAAGGGCGACCGCGTGCAGATGATCGGCGGGATGCAGGGCGTCATTCACGAGCTGAGGGACGACACGGTGCTGCTCCGCGTGGACGAGCACAACAACACGCGGATCCGGTTCGCGCGGAGCGCGGTCCAGACGGTGCTGCGGGAGAGCCGGGACCGTTCGTCGAACGGGGCCGAGGACAAATCGGAAGAAGAAGCGGAAACGGCCTCGGTGTGACGGCCAGCGCGACGCCGGCACGCACTGGCCGGCACCCCTGAACAAAGACGGACGGCCATGCGGAACCTCGGTCTGAGAGCGGCGTTGGTGATCGTGGCGCTCCTGTTCTTCGGGCTGGCCATCGTGCCGCCGGAGAAGAAACTGCGCCTTGGCAAGGACCTGAGCGGTGGTGTCAGCCTGATCTACTCGGTGGCGATCGGCCCCGAGGAGAACGCCTCCGAAACCATGTCTCGCGTCATCGAGGTGCTCAAACGCCGCGTCGACCCGAACGGGCTGTACCAGATCACGATGGTCTCGCAGGGGCGCGACCGGATCGAGATCACGATGCCCCTGCCCGGTCCGCGTGTGAAGGAGAAGCGGGCCGAGTACGAGGCGATGCTGGACTCGGTCGGCGAGATGGCGATCCCTCGTCAGCGGCTCGAACGAGTGATCGCCATGCCTCCCGAGAGACGTGAGGCCGAACTTGCCCGCCTCGCTGGCGGAAACGAGGCCCGCGCCGCACGCCTGCGCGAACTGGCGGCGGTCTACGACACCGCCCGGATGGCCCGCGCCGCGTACGACGCCGCGGCCGGCGCGGAGCAGCCGGATACCGACGAGCTTCTCCGTCTCGCCCGCGCTGCCGCCGAGGCCGAACTCGCCTACGACACGGCCCGCGACGACCTGTTGCGAGCGTCGCTCACACCCGCGGAACTTCGCCGCGCCGTCGAGCAGTCCAGCCGCCGGCGTACGCTTCGCGACTCGCAGACGAACACCTACGTCGAACTGCCCAGCCCCCGCGACCGGGCGCTCTCAAGGCTGAAGGAACGCTACCCCACCTACGCCGATTCGATCGACCGCGTGAGGGCGAGTTACGAGGCGTACGAGGCGGTCCGGACGACGCTGGACGATCCGTCGGACCTGGTGAGGTTGCTGCGTGCGTCGGGCGTGCTCGCGTTCCGGATCACGGTCGATCCGGGCGACGATCCGGCCGAGGAGGCGCGCCTTCGGGCTGAGTTGCTCGAGAGCGGACCGCGCAGCGCGAGATCGCGCGATAAGGCGTGGTACAAGATCAACCGGGTCGAGAACTGGTACAACGACGTGCAGGAACTCCGTGCCCTGGAGGCGAACCCTGCGGAGTACTTCCGCGCCCGGGGCTACGTTGTCGACGAGTACGACGGCGAGTACTACATGCTCTGCTGGGACCGGGCCGGCTACAGGCTCGCGCCGGACCCGGATCGTCCATGGCAGGTTGCCCGCGCTCGCCAGGGAGCGGACGAGGTCGGCAAGCCCGCGATCGCCTTCGAGATGGACACGGTGGGCGCCTCGTTGCTCGGCGCGCTCACCGAAAAGCACGTCGGGAAGAAGATGGCGATCGTGCTCGACGACGAGGTCTACACCGCACCCACGCTGCGCAGCCGCATCTCGAGGTCGGGCCTGATCTCCGGCGACTTCTCGAACGAGGAGCTGCGCTACATCATCCAGGTGCTGGCCGCCGGCGCGCTGCAGAACAAGCTCTCCCCCGAGCCGATCAGCCGCAACACCGTCGGCCCGGACTTCGGCGCGGACAAGCTGCGGGAGGGCCTGCGCGCGGGCATCATCGCGTTCGTCGCCGTCGCGGGGTTCATGGTCGTGTACTACTTCCGATGCGGCGCGCTGGCCGTCGTCGGGCTGTGCTGCAACGCC is from Synechococcales cyanobacterium CNB and encodes:
- a CDS encoding rhomboid family intramembrane serine protease, which gives rise to MGIYDREYARRDGGGGGVPGRRVARVSALSINTWLIIVNVAIHVLANTVLFPWLYEVGHFSTKKGFQELEVWRLVTFQFLHSPSTIWHLFFNMFGLFVFGGLVEQYLGRKKYLAFYLVCGIFGGLAYLLLNLLGQIPGLALPGVLFHDAATPLVGASAGVFGVIMACAYIAPNTIVQLIFPPIPLRMKWFAYGYVALAAVNLLAGGANAGGDAAHLGGAAAGFFFIRNSHLLRDFFDVLKDSRREGGSQRAERRSTNEDEVGRVLEKVRQEGLGSLTEREKRILQRETESKRGTR
- the tgt gene encoding tRNA guanosine(34) transglycosylase Tgt, encoding MGGALRFEIHARSRRSGARVGRITTPHGSFETPAFMAVGTKGTVKGIVPPLLAATGTEVMLCNTFHLLLRPGEQVIRSLGGLHRFTGWAGPILTDSGGYQAYSMADRNAIDDDGVTFRSIVDGGSVRLTPERSIEVQNALGADIIMAFDDCPPSIDPTAGAANQTRLRLAAARDSAGQGEYDHAARLRAANERTIRWLERCRQAHARPNDQALFGIVQGGTDLDARAWCVERVCGVDLPGYAIGGVAVGEDHARIAEVTAFTAPRLPTDKPRYLMGVGYERDLVAAVLAGVDMFDCVLPTRNGRNGQAFTRTGILRLRNAEHTTDPQPIEPGCDCPACDPAHHGWGAPKGDCFSRGYIRHLFMAEEMLGPILVSLHNLRLFQRVMFDIRRAVVEDDWLSLARAWPRAAEGLPASLRS
- the yajC gene encoding preprotein translocase subunit YajC, whose protein sequence is MFGGSFIFILLGLMVFMLVMTAMQGRKEKRRVAEMLAALKKGDRVQMIGGMQGVIHELRDDTVLLRVDEHNNTRIRFARSAVQTVLRESRDRSSNGAEDKSEEEAETASV